A single window of Vibrio sp. SCSIO 43137 DNA harbors:
- a CDS encoding NosR/NirI family protein codes for MFAELYYALADIPTIGKNLFGESEYNWLTEKLKPGEHLIAVFGNGYSFKGSGYVRGGIFDRVQLHQNENEIAFRDLDHNRVLDLYIAGVPSFKEMSVFKVQAHHDFDPGASWQLELLVRRQTGPIDSVFTSFKGQYDVLEKYVDTPPAIEIPPEMTLTQQVWQEHQLKVITLSVLIIILILILFFQDILVQHPTFMHRLRHGFLAVTVVFIGWEWGGQLSVVNVFTFLHALMKDFSWDLFLLDPVIFILWCAAAVTMLLWGRAVYCGWLCPFGALQELVNQFARYVKIPQFELPWAVHERLWAIKYLILLGLFALSLDSLALAEQFAEIEPFKTTFLLKFDREWPFIIWALFLIFISLFNRKTFCRYLCPLGAALSVSNNIRLFDWLKRRPECGSPCKICAKECEIQAIQPDGVINMRECHYCLDCQMTYSNHGKCPPLKKTAYKEQKARKADIPVTQL; via the coding sequence ATGTTTGCGGAGCTCTATTACGCACTGGCAGATATTCCGACTATCGGCAAAAACCTGTTTGGCGAATCGGAATATAACTGGCTGACCGAGAAGCTAAAACCGGGTGAACACCTGATTGCCGTTTTTGGTAATGGCTACTCATTTAAAGGCTCGGGTTATGTTCGGGGCGGCATCTTTGACCGGGTTCAGCTACACCAGAATGAAAATGAGATCGCCTTCCGCGATCTCGACCATAACCGGGTACTCGACCTCTATATTGCCGGAGTGCCCTCTTTTAAAGAGATGTCTGTATTCAAGGTTCAGGCTCATCACGATTTCGATCCCGGTGCCAGTTGGCAACTTGAACTCTTGGTTCGCCGCCAGACCGGGCCGATTGATAGCGTCTTTACCAGCTTTAAAGGCCAGTACGATGTACTGGAAAAATACGTAGATACGCCACCAGCCATAGAAATACCGCCTGAGATGACGTTAACTCAACAGGTCTGGCAGGAGCATCAGCTAAAGGTAATTACCCTTTCAGTGCTGATTATCATCCTGATTCTTATCCTGTTCTTTCAGGATATTCTGGTACAGCATCCGACCTTTATGCATAGGTTACGTCACGGTTTTCTCGCCGTTACCGTTGTCTTTATCGGCTGGGAGTGGGGAGGACAGCTTTCTGTCGTCAACGTATTCACCTTCCTGCACGCACTGATGAAAGATTTCTCATGGGATCTGTTCCTGCTGGATCCTGTGATATTTATTCTCTGGTGTGCCGCAGCAGTTACCATGCTGCTGTGGGGGCGTGCTGTCTACTGTGGCTGGCTATGCCCGTTCGGAGCCCTTCAGGAGCTGGTTAATCAGTTCGCCCGCTATGTGAAAATCCCTCAGTTCGAACTTCCGTGGGCAGTTCATGAAAGATTATGGGCGATTAAATATCTGATCCTTCTCGGCCTGTTTGCCCTGTCACTGGATTCACTGGCGCTGGCGGAACAGTTTGCTGAAATAGAGCCATTTAAGACCACCTTCTTATTGAAGTTCGATCGTGAGTGGCCGTTTATTATCTGGGCTCTGTTCCTGATCTTTATCAGCCTGTTTAACCGTAAGACATTCTGCCGTTATCTCTGTCCGTTAGGGGCAGCGCTCTCTGTCTCTAATAACATACGCCTGTTTGACTGGCTCAAGCGCCGCCCTGAATGTGGCAGCCCTTGTAAGATTTGTGCCAAAGAGTGTGAGATTCAGGCCATACAACCTGACGGCGTGATCAATATGCGTGAGTGCCACTACTGTCTGGATTGCCAGATGACCTATTCAAATCATGGTAAGTGCCCGCCATTGAAAAAAACGGCATACAAGGAACAAAAAGCAAGAAAAGCTGATATTCCAGTAACCCAGTTATAA
- a CDS encoding FMN-binding protein: MGDMLIKLRSLISLISVFLCIVFSHSALALFVSPPKDPIPLIEQTFPSHTSISEKQGLPLLRTIKQDDTVLGYAFETNDIAKIPAYSGEPVNMLVIIDTKGEYLASKVLEHHEPIILAGIPESKLWEFSDQYVGLSVRDRIKVGGKPNQDYTPIDGLSGATVTVMVMNVAITKAATKAAESLGIIKPTSNIIQPKSTIKKELFEGLNLLVMAPSASSI, from the coding sequence ATGGGGGACATGTTAATAAAACTGCGATCCTTGATTTCTCTAATCTCTGTTTTCCTCTGTATTGTGTTTTCACATTCAGCCCTTGCCCTATTTGTCAGTCCGCCAAAAGACCCTATACCGCTAATAGAACAGACATTTCCTTCCCATACCTCTATTTCGGAAAAGCAGGGCCTTCCTCTGTTACGAACCATAAAGCAGGACGATACGGTTCTGGGGTATGCCTTTGAGACCAATGATATCGCCAAAATACCCGCCTACTCAGGCGAACCTGTCAATATGCTGGTTATCATAGATACAAAAGGTGAGTATCTGGCTTCCAAGGTTCTTGAACATCACGAGCCCATAATTCTGGCCGGTATTCCCGAAAGTAAGTTGTGGGAGTTCAGCGATCAGTATGTCGGTCTGTCAGTGCGGGACAGAATAAAGGTTGGCGGAAAACCGAACCAGGATTACACCCCTATTGACGGCTTATCCGGAGCCACAGTTACCGTGATGGTAATGAATGTTGCCATTACTAAAGCGGCTACCAAGGCTGCTGAATCACTGGGGATCATTAAACCAACCAGCAATATCATTCAGCCTAAATCCACCATTAAAAAAGAGTTATTTGAAGGTTTGAACTTACTGGTGATGGCTCCATCCGCAAGCTCTATCTAG
- a CDS encoding inorganic phosphate transporter, translating into MDILANYGTVLILIAALFGFLMAIGIGANDVANAMGTSVGSKAITVKQAIIIAMIFEFAGAYLAGGEVTDTIRKGVIETSLFADKPDVLVIGMMSALLAAGTWLLLASFMGWPVSTTHSIIGAIIGFALVSVGSEAIDWGSVQGIVGSWIVTPLISGIIAYYIFISAQRLIFNTESPLQNAKRFVPVYMFITTMVIALVTIKKGLKHVGLHLTGFEAWGWAIVVSALVMVGGYIYIGKKFSQRAEDHSFAGVEKIFSTLMVITACAMAFAHGSNDVANAIGPLSAIVSTVEHMGEIATKSTIAWWILPLGGFGIVVGLATMGHKVMATVGTGITELTPSRGFAAQLATASTVVIASGTGLPISTTQTLVGAVLGVGFARGIAALNLGVVRNIVVSWVVTLPAGAILAVIFYYVIKAAFS; encoded by the coding sequence ATGGATATCCTCGCTAACTATGGCACTGTCCTGATTTTAATTGCAGCCCTGTTTGGCTTTCTAATGGCCATAGGTATTGGTGCCAATGACGTTGCGAACGCAATGGGCACCTCAGTAGGCTCAAAAGCCATTACCGTTAAGCAGGCAATTATTATTGCAATGATCTTCGAATTTGCCGGTGCATACCTTGCCGGCGGTGAAGTTACTGACACCATAAGAAAAGGCGTCATTGAAACTTCTCTTTTTGCAGACAAACCCGACGTTCTGGTTATTGGTATGATGTCAGCCCTGCTGGCAGCCGGTACCTGGCTGTTACTGGCTTCATTTATGGGCTGGCCGGTTTCTACCACTCACTCAATCATCGGTGCCATCATCGGTTTTGCACTGGTTTCTGTCGGCTCTGAAGCCATTGACTGGGGCTCAGTTCAGGGCATCGTGGGTAGTTGGATTGTTACACCTCTGATATCCGGTATTATCGCCTACTACATCTTTATCAGTGCACAGCGGTTAATCTTTAATACTGAATCTCCGCTACAAAACGCAAAACGTTTTGTTCCTGTCTATATGTTTATTACCACCATGGTAATTGCACTGGTAACCATCAAGAAAGGTCTGAAACACGTAGGTCTGCACCTTACCGGCTTTGAAGCATGGGGCTGGGCAATCGTTGTTTCTGCTTTAGTTATGGTTGGCGGCTATATCTATATCGGTAAGAAGTTCTCCCAGAGAGCCGAAGACCACAGTTTTGCCGGCGTAGAAAAAATCTTCAGTACTCTGATGGTTATTACCGCCTGTGCTATGGCTTTTGCTCACGGATCTAACGACGTAGCGAACGCCATTGGTCCGCTATCAGCCATTGTTTCAACCGTTGAACATATGGGTGAAATCGCAACTAAGAGTACTATCGCGTGGTGGATTCTTCCTTTGGGCGGCTTTGGTATCGTTGTTGGTCTGGCGACCATGGGGCATAAAGTAATGGCTACCGTTGGTACCGGCATTACTGAACTGACGCCTAGCCGCGGATTTGCAGCTCAGCTCGCAACAGCCTCTACTGTAGTTATCGCATCAGGTACAGGTCTGCCTATCTCTACCACTCAGACCCTTGTTGGTGCTGTATTGGGTGTTGGTTTTGCCCGTGGTATTGCCGCTCTTAACCTTGGCGTAGTAAGAAACATTGTTGTCTCCTGGGTGGTAACTCTGCCTGCCGGCGCTATCCTTGCTGTTATCTTCTACTATGTCATTAAAGCAGCATTCAGCTAA
- a CDS encoding TIGR00153 family protein, translating to MPVNTIMGLFAKSPIKPLQKHVAVVNRCCFRLVDFFDACNKGDWEEAKNLHATISELEKEADILKREIRLKLPNGLFMPVSRTDMLDLLRQQDKLANLSKDIAGRALGRKLQVPTPIYESFIEYLKRCLDAAALAHKVVNEFDELIETGFKGREVELVADMIHQLDVIEDDTDSMQIQLRQSLMAIESEYNPIDVMFLYKILEWVGEIADQAQRVGARLEIMLSDS from the coding sequence ATGCCAGTAAATACGATTATGGGATTGTTCGCTAAATCCCCTATTAAGCCTCTGCAAAAACATGTTGCTGTGGTAAATCGCTGCTGTTTCCGTCTGGTCGATTTTTTCGACGCCTGTAATAAGGGTGACTGGGAAGAAGCAAAGAATCTGCATGCAACCATCTCCGAACTGGAGAAAGAGGCTGATATCCTGAAGCGAGAAATCCGCCTTAAACTTCCTAACGGTTTGTTTATGCCTGTCAGTCGTACAGATATGTTAGATCTGCTCAGACAACAGGACAAACTAGCCAACCTGTCAAAAGATATCGCAGGCCGTGCTCTCGGGCGCAAACTGCAGGTCCCTACACCTATCTACGAAAGCTTTATCGAATATCTGAAGCGTTGTCTTGATGCTGCCGCACTGGCGCACAAAGTCGTGAATGAGTTTGATGAACTTATCGAAACCGGATTCAAAGGCCGTGAAGTCGAACTTGTGGCCGACATGATCCATCAATTGGATGTCATTGAAGACGATACGGATTCAATGCAGATTCAGCTACGCCAGAGCCTTATGGCAATCGAATCTGAATACAACCCGATTGACGTTATGTTTTTATACAAGATTTTAGAATGGGTTGGTGAAATTGCCGACCAGGCGCAGCGCGTTGGTGCCCGCTTAGAAATAATGCTTTCTGATTCTTAA
- a CDS encoding CYTH and CHAD domain-containing protein: METEIELKFFVSADFSDTLKRKLADMKILQNSCRELGNTYFDTQDNWLRKHDIGLRIRRFDDVFIQTVKTSGRVVAGLHQRPEYNAEHTCNSPVLELHPEDIWPAGKAVSQLQSELIAIFSTNFTREQWLIGMADGSQIEVAFDQGEVVAGEEQEPICEVELELKSGQADALFTLARSLSEEGGMRLGNLSKAARGHRLAMGYQTDEVKPLPLVATRKDDTVEECFVRSIEHALSHWHRHEQIYFEQPSIAALHEIGYSISFIRQILTVFGGIVPRRASAILRQELKWLDEELSWLKAADYIDDLCDDKGHVLRKLDARKQLLKRLQEKREQFPDPQQTKELLRSARYTGLLLDLSRWLMARGWQPFLDDKAREKMSRNIGRFSQRQLDRTWAELVEAFPPERKLSRQEYIDQRYRLMRNLYTGVCFASIYDIDQRNTFRMPWADLFSGIDDLLTLEPLHSLVEELEGEEREQLERWLARQESSLLHAMEQTRLMSIEAEPYWSA; the protein is encoded by the coding sequence ATGGAAACCGAAATAGAGCTGAAGTTTTTTGTTTCTGCCGATTTTTCCGACACGTTAAAGCGAAAATTAGCGGATATGAAAATCCTTCAGAATAGTTGCAGGGAGCTGGGCAATACCTATTTTGATACTCAGGATAACTGGTTGCGTAAGCATGATATCGGCTTACGAATTCGTCGCTTTGATGATGTGTTTATTCAGACTGTCAAAACCTCCGGCCGGGTTGTTGCCGGGCTGCACCAAAGGCCTGAATATAACGCCGAACATACCTGTAACTCTCCTGTTCTTGAACTGCACCCTGAAGATATCTGGCCAGCCGGAAAGGCAGTAAGCCAACTTCAGTCAGAACTTATTGCTATTTTCTCTACTAACTTTACCCGCGAGCAGTGGCTGATCGGTATGGCCGATGGCAGCCAGATAGAAGTTGCTTTTGATCAGGGTGAAGTGGTTGCCGGAGAGGAGCAGGAGCCTATTTGTGAAGTTGAGTTAGAGCTGAAGTCCGGTCAGGCCGATGCACTGTTTACTCTGGCGAGAAGCCTGAGCGAAGAGGGCGGAATGAGGTTGGGCAACCTGAGTAAGGCTGCCCGTGGCCATCGCCTTGCTATGGGCTATCAGACTGATGAGGTAAAACCGCTGCCGCTGGTGGCGACCAGAAAAGATGACACTGTGGAAGAGTGCTTTGTCCGTTCCATTGAACACGCCTTGTCGCACTGGCACCGTCATGAGCAGATCTATTTTGAACAACCTTCCATCGCGGCACTGCATGAAATTGGTTACTCCATCTCCTTTATCCGTCAGATTCTGACTGTGTTTGGTGGTATTGTTCCGAGACGGGCAAGCGCCATATTACGTCAGGAACTGAAGTGGCTGGATGAAGAGCTTAGCTGGCTGAAAGCGGCCGACTATATCGATGACCTGTGTGATGATAAAGGCCATGTGCTGAGAAAGCTGGATGCCCGCAAGCAGTTACTTAAACGCCTGCAAGAGAAGCGGGAGCAGTTCCCTGACCCTCAGCAAACCAAAGAATTACTGCGGTCTGCTCGTTATACCGGCCTGTTACTTGATCTAAGCCGCTGGTTGATGGCAAGGGGATGGCAGCCTTTCCTTGATGATAAAGCCAGAGAGAAAATGAGCCGGAACATTGGGCGTTTTTCTCAGAGACAACTAGACAGAACATGGGCTGAACTGGTGGAAGCATTCCCGCCGGAGAGAAAGCTTTCCCGTCAGGAGTATATTGATCAGCGCTACCGGCTGATGCGCAACCTTTATACCGGCGTCTGTTTTGCCTCTATCTATGATATCGATCAGCGAAATACCTTCCGTATGCCGTGGGCCGATCTGTTTAGCGGTATCGATGACTTGCTGACCCTTGAACCTCTGCACTCTTTGGTGGAAGAGTTAGAGGGTGAAGAGAGAGAGCAACTGGAAAGATGGCTGGCGAGGCAGGAATCTTCACTGCTGCATGCTATGGAACAGACGCGGTTAATGAGCATTGAAGCAGAACCATACTGGAGTGCCTGA
- a CDS encoding TIGR04211 family SH3 domain-containing protein produces the protein MKKLFSIVLFLSLAAPNAFAAQRYIADNLFTYMHAGPSNQFRIIGSVNAGDKVNLVDSNKDTGYSQVVDGKGRKGWVESRFVTRQASMAERLPKLEEELANVKEQLSNARKSSDEEQAGLLQSLDNRNAQIKELEENYADISHKLTSSQTEIRELRAKLDTQKEDLLLKYFMYGGGVAGAGLLLGLILPGIMPRRKKSRNGWA, from the coding sequence GTGAAAAAACTGTTTTCAATTGTTTTATTTCTTTCTCTGGCAGCTCCCAACGCTTTCGCTGCCCAACGTTACATTGCTGACAACCTCTTCACCTATATGCACGCAGGTCCAAGCAACCAGTTCAGAATCATTGGCAGCGTAAATGCCGGTGATAAGGTAAACCTCGTTGATAGCAACAAGGATACTGGCTACAGTCAGGTAGTTGATGGTAAAGGCCGCAAAGGATGGGTAGAAAGCCGCTTTGTTACCCGTCAGGCAAGTATGGCGGAACGCTTACCTAAGCTTGAAGAAGAGCTGGCAAACGTGAAAGAGCAGCTTTCTAACGCACGTAAGAGTTCAGACGAAGAGCAGGCAGGCCTGCTGCAATCACTGGATAACCGCAATGCTCAAATTAAAGAGCTGGAAGAGAACTATGCTGATATCAGTCATAAGCTGACTTCGTCACAGACAGAAATCCGCGAGCTGCGTGCCAAACTGGATACACAAAAAGAAGATCTGCTGCTTAAGTACTTTATGTACGGTGGTGGTGTTGCCGGCGCTGGTCTGCTGCTTGGTTTAATCCTTCCGGGCATTATGCCGAGAAGAAAGAAATCCCGTAACGGCTGGGCATAA
- a CDS encoding ion transporter, whose amino-acid sequence MKHNDNKNELKPMNLLSLLLSFLSLFVISGLLFFAPQPDTYKILLTLDTVICALFIFQLTIDLIRSNNRKKYLQSHWIDFVASIPLIEPLRYGRVIQILRVIRLIRSGKQIWRQLMKNRKEATFASILFLLVMLLTVGSGLIIAAETTSPDANIKTTGDALWWAFVTVSTVGYGDYYPVTTAGKLVAIVVIMCGVGIFGMISGLMTSIITTPDQSREKKRAQQTSKVLEEMVNQQKLLLDKVDRLEKQIEQLKK is encoded by the coding sequence ATGAAACACAATGATAACAAAAACGAATTAAAACCGATGAACTTATTATCACTGTTACTGTCGTTTTTATCGTTATTTGTGATCTCAGGATTACTATTCTTTGCGCCACAACCTGACACTTACAAAATTCTGCTCACTTTAGACACGGTGATCTGCGCTCTCTTTATTTTTCAGCTCACTATTGACCTAATACGTTCTAACAATCGTAAAAAATACTTGCAATCACATTGGATCGATTTTGTCGCGAGCATCCCACTGATAGAGCCTTTAAGGTACGGGCGCGTCATCCAGATACTGAGAGTGATAAGACTGATCCGCTCGGGCAAACAGATCTGGCGTCAGTTAATGAAAAACCGTAAAGAGGCCACCTTTGCTTCAATACTGTTTTTATTGGTGATGTTGCTTACTGTGGGTTCAGGCTTGATCATCGCCGCCGAAACTACCTCACCTGACGCCAATATTAAAACAACTGGCGATGCTCTTTGGTGGGCCTTTGTTACCGTCAGTACTGTCGGCTATGGCGACTACTATCCGGTTACTACCGCAGGAAAGCTGGTTGCCATTGTCGTTATCATGTGTGGTGTCGGCATATTCGGTATGATTTCCGGCCTGATGACTTCCATTATCACCACACCAGATCAAAGCAGGGAGAAGAAGCGGGCTCAGCAAACAAGCAAAGTGTTAGAAGAGATGGTTAACCAGCAAAAACTACTACTGGATAAGGTCGATCGCCTAGAGAAACAGATCGAACAATTAAAAAAATAG
- a CDS encoding nitrous oxide reductase family maturation protein NosD — protein MKKIPILTALILWLLHSSLFAAVITVSSGDDLQAKLDTAESGDTVLISSGTYNGNFVVAKGITLTGKDQATINANGSGNALTLLSSDTTIENLRIVNWGRNLTKQNAGIYIDKKAENLVIRNNYLQGDGFGMWLQKTSGLLVENNRVIGNNKLRSADRGNGIQLSSVKNAIVVGNEVSQTRDGLYILSSQQSELRNNTMHDLRYGVHYMYSHTNKVVGNLAYNTRAGYALMSSRQLVVEGNRSRDSEDYGMLMNFITYSTINHNDIKNVWTKPENKVVGRDGKGLFIYNSAYNTISYNRIDTAEIGIHLTAGSENVKVFGNSFINNPVQVKYVSSREQEWSQEGTGNFWSNYLGWDLDNNQVGDTPFEPNDGIDKMVWQYPEAKVLLDSPSVLMLRWIQKQFPVLKPAGVKDSFPLMSPSTPDNNNSTHSADGKGNHS, from the coding sequence TTGAAAAAAATACCCATCCTAACCGCACTTATTCTCTGGCTGCTCCATAGCAGTCTGTTTGCCGCTGTGATTACCGTCAGTTCCGGTGATGACCTGCAAGCCAAGCTGGATACGGCAGAAAGCGGAGATACCGTACTGATCAGTTCAGGAACCTATAACGGCAACTTTGTTGTCGCAAAAGGTATAACTTTAACCGGAAAAGATCAGGCCACCATTAATGCAAACGGCTCCGGCAACGCCCTGACCCTTCTCTCCTCTGACACCACAATAGAAAATCTCAGGATCGTCAACTGGGGGCGGAACCTGACCAAACAAAACGCCGGTATCTATATAGACAAAAAAGCAGAAAACCTTGTTATCCGAAATAACTATCTGCAAGGCGACGGCTTTGGTATGTGGTTGCAAAAAACCTCCGGCCTGCTGGTAGAAAACAACCGGGTAATAGGTAATAACAAGCTGCGCTCTGCCGACAGAGGCAACGGTATTCAGCTCTCATCAGTTAAGAATGCCATAGTAGTGGGCAATGAAGTGAGCCAGACCCGTGACGGCCTCTATATTCTCTCCAGCCAGCAAAGTGAACTGCGCAATAACACCATGCACGACCTACGTTATGGCGTTCACTACATGTACTCACACACCAACAAAGTGGTTGGTAACCTTGCCTACAACACAAGGGCAGGCTATGCCCTGATGAGCTCCCGTCAGCTTGTTGTAGAAGGAAACCGAAGCCGTGACAGTGAAGATTACGGCATGCTGATGAACTTTATTACCTACTCCACCATCAACCACAATGATATTAAAAACGTCTGGACCAAACCTGAAAACAAGGTAGTCGGCCGTGACGGTAAAGGGCTGTTTATCTACAACTCAGCCTATAACACAATCAGCTATAACCGCATCGATACGGCAGAGATCGGTATTCACCTTACTGCGGGCTCAGAAAACGTGAAGGTTTTCGGCAACAGCTTTATAAACAATCCGGTTCAGGTGAAATACGTCTCAAGCCGTGAACAGGAGTGGAGTCAGGAAGGTACTGGCAATTTCTGGAGTAACTACCTTGGCTGGGATCTGGATAATAATCAGGTCGGCGATACGCCGTTCGAACCCAATGACGGTATCGACAAGATGGTCTGGCAGTATCCTGAAGCCAAAGTTCTGCTGGATAGCCCTTCCGTTTTGATGCTGCGCTGGATACAGAAACAGTTTCCGGTACTGAAGCCAGCCGGAGTAAAAGACTCCTTCCCGTTAATGTCACCATCAACCCCGGATAACAATAACAGTACTCACTCAGCTGATGGAAAAGGAAATCATTCATGA
- the nosZ gene encoding TAT-dependent nitrous-oxide reductase produces the protein MSDDKNNLEKDNNPVNSERRKFFGKSAAIGLGVAAAPMSAAMFASMAKAQAEEVSNKTVVHPGELDEYYGFWSGGHSGEVRILGIPSMRELMRIPVFNTDSATGWGLTDESKRIKGDSADILVGDSHHPHMSMTDGRYNGKYVFINDKANSRVARIRCDVMKCDKMITIPNVQAIHGLRVQKVPYTKYVICNAEFEIPMNNDGKASMEDVSTYRSLFNVIDAEKMEVAFQVMVDGNLDNTDADFDGKYFASTCYNSEMGMNLGDMISAERDHVVIFDLAACEAAVAAGKFKTYNGNNVPVIDGRSGSEVTRYIPVPKSPHGMNTSSDGKYFVANGKLSPTVSVIAIDKLDDLFAGKIQPRDAIVAEPELGLGPLHTAFDNRGNAYTTLFLDSQIAKWNVEDAIKAHNGEKVNYVRQKLDVHYQPGHNHTSMGETRDADGKWLVSLCKFGKDRFLNVGPLHPENDQLIDISGDEMKLVHDGPTYAEPHDCIIVHRSKVKPNKLWSRDDSIFAETVAIAKKDGVNVMTDNKVIRDGNKVRVYMTSVAPIFGLTEFNVKQGDEVTVVVTNLDMVEDVSHGFCMTNYGVQMEISPQATSSITFTADKPGVHWYYCNWFCHALHMEMRGRMFVEAS, from the coding sequence ATGAGTGATGATAAAAACAATCTGGAAAAAGATAATAACCCCGTAAACAGCGAACGCCGGAAGTTTTTCGGTAAAAGTGCCGCCATCGGACTAGGCGTTGCCGCGGCTCCTATGAGTGCAGCTATGTTTGCTTCAATGGCTAAAGCTCAGGCGGAGGAAGTGTCAAACAAGACGGTTGTTCACCCTGGAGAGCTCGATGAATATTATGGCTTCTGGAGTGGCGGTCACTCCGGTGAAGTTCGTATTCTGGGTATCCCTTCCATGCGTGAGCTGATGCGAATTCCGGTCTTCAATACCGACAGTGCCACCGGCTGGGGTCTGACTGACGAAAGTAAGCGTATTAAAGGCGACAGTGCTGACATTCTGGTTGGTGACTCCCACCACCCGCATATGAGTATGACTGACGGCCGTTATAACGGTAAATATGTCTTTATCAACGACAAGGCTAACTCACGTGTTGCCCGTATCCGCTGTGACGTGATGAAGTGTGACAAGATGATCACCATTCCGAACGTACAGGCGATCCACGGTCTGCGTGTGCAGAAAGTACCTTATACCAAGTACGTTATCTGTAATGCTGAATTTGAAATTCCGATGAACAACGACGGTAAAGCGTCAATGGAAGATGTCAGTACTTACCGCTCTCTGTTCAATGTCATCGATGCAGAAAAAATGGAAGTGGCATTTCAGGTAATGGTCGACGGTAACCTTGATAATACCGATGCTGATTTCGACGGAAAATATTTTGCTTCAACCTGTTATAACTCCGAAATGGGCATGAATCTGGGTGATATGATCTCTGCCGAGCGCGATCATGTTGTTATCTTCGATCTGGCTGCCTGTGAAGCTGCCGTTGCTGCCGGTAAGTTTAAAACCTACAACGGAAACAATGTGCCTGTAATTGACGGCCGCAGTGGTTCTGAGGTTACCCGTTATATTCCGGTACCAAAATCCCCACACGGTATGAACACTTCATCTGACGGTAAATACTTTGTTGCCAACGGTAAGCTATCCCCGACTGTATCTGTTATCGCTATCGATAAGCTTGATGACCTGTTCGCCGGTAAGATTCAGCCACGTGACGCTATTGTAGCCGAGCCTGAACTAGGCTTAGGTCCGCTGCATACTGCCTTTGATAACCGCGGTAACGCCTATACGACTCTGTTCCTCGACAGCCAGATTGCTAAATGGAATGTAGAAGATGCTATCAAGGCACACAACGGTGAAAAAGTGAACTATGTGCGTCAGAAACTGGATGTACATTATCAGCCGGGTCACAACCACACCTCTATGGGTGAAACCCGTGATGCCGATGGTAAATGGCTGGTCTCCCTGTGTAAGTTTGGTAAAGACCGCTTCCTTAATGTCGGACCGTTACACCCTGAGAATGATCAGTTAATCGATATCTCCGGTGACGAAATGAAGCTGGTTCACGACGGACCGACCTATGCCGAACCGCACGACTGTATCATTGTTCACCGCAGTAAAGTGAAACCGAACAAGCTATGGAGCCGTGATGACTCCATCTTTGCTGAAACCGTCGCCATAGCGAAGAAAGATGGTGTTAACGTGATGACGGATAACAAGGTCATCCGTGACGGCAACAAGGTTCGTGTTTATATGACTTCTGTGGCGCCGATTTTCGGCCTGACGGAGTTTAACGTCAAGCAGGGCGATGAAGTGACTGTTGTGGTTACCAACCTTGATATGGTTGAGGATGTGAGCCACGGTTTCTGTATGACTAACTATGGTGTGCAGATGGAGATCAGCCCTCAGGCGACCTCTTCTATTACCTTTACTGCAGATAAGCCTGGGGTTCACTGGTACTACTGTAACTGGTTCTGTCACGCCCTTCATATGGAGATGCGTGGACGTATGTTTGTAGAAGCATCGTAA